One Pristiophorus japonicus isolate sPriJap1 chromosome 19, sPriJap1.hap1, whole genome shotgun sequence genomic window carries:
- the LOC139230415 gene encoding probable G-protein coupled receptor 139 codes for MGPQALEIEIFYSILALIGVPGKCGLSKGIARYMMAMAVGDIMVLIFNVIVSQIIKFHFPDSLLNYTYVCRFSAFMQGLSIQLSIWFTMSFTFDRFIAIRCQKLKSTYCTERTATVVLITVCVLNIFINVPMFFRYEPYHIVNKIPWGCRTVTEYFSLPAWKAHKWITNLSSTLLPIPLLLLLNSLTTRHILLANRTRRALKRRSNGHSSSDPEIRSRRTSIILLFAISGSFIVLSAPITVIHICVGVTETVTFQGSNSLYLAVRITFLLMCTTSCTNTCIYAMTQRRFRAEIKIVLKYPYTFIIKHFQ; via the exons ATGGGACCACAGGCTCTTGAGATAGAGATTTTCTATTCGATTCTTGCACttattggtgttcctg GAAAGTGTGGACTTTCCAAAGGGATCGCTCGTTATATGATGGCCATGGCTGTGGGAGACATAATGGTTCTCATCTTTAATGTTATTGTGAGTCAAATAATTAAGTttcatttcccagattcattattgAATTACACTTACGTGTGTCGTTTCAGTGCCTTCATGCAAGGGCTTAGCATTCAACTTTCCATCTGGTTCACAATGTCATTCACCTTTGACCGCTTCATCGCCATTCGTTGCCAGAAACTGAAGTCAACATATTGCACTGAAAGAACGGCCACGGTGGTCTTGATAACCGTATGTGTGCTTAACATTTTCATCAATGTTCCCATGTTTTTCCGCTATGAGCCCTATCATATTGTTAACAAGATACCATGGGGCTGCCGTACCGTAACAGAATACTTCAGTTTACCAGCATGGAAAGCTCACAAATGGATTACCAACCTCTCAAGCACATTACTTCCAATCCCTTTGCTTTTGCTGTTAAATTCTCTTACTACCAGGCACATCCTATTGGCAAATAGGACCCGCAGAGCCCTGAAGAGGCGCAGCAATGGGCATagcagcagtgaccccgagataaggAGCCGAAGAACTTCCATCATTCTGCTCTTCGCTATCTCGGGGAGCTTTATTGTGCTGTCGGCGCCAATTACTGTAATACACATATGTGTCGGTGTCACAGAGACAGTTACTTTCCAAGGTTCAAACTCCCTTTATTTGGCAGTTAGAATTACATTTCTGTTGATGTGCACGACTTCCTGTACAAACACCTGCATTTATGCAATGACCCAGAGGAGATTCAGAGCAGAGATCAAGATTGTGTTGAAATATCCGTATACTTTCATTATTAAACATTTTCAATAA